GTCTGATATTTGGGGTTTGATATTGCAGGATGAAACAGAGCTCTTGGAAGAGAGCTTTGCTCTGCCTGGATTCCCACCAGCTACAACAGCATTTTACAAATTTGGGTCAAGCGACGAGGAGTTAATGGACTCAGATGACTACACCAGCACCCATGTACGCACAAGACCATCCGTCATCCCCAACTCTCGTTTCACAAACTCAAACCTCAATGCATCTCAACCCGGAGGCATAAAACAAGAAGTTAGGAGACGGCACTCGCATCACAACTGGCTTCACAAACTGGTTATAACCGTCTCTAACTACACCACCTCCCTCTATCTCTCTTTAGTTGCTATAACTAATCACTAAAACCAAACCTGGACACTGGTTCAGGATCCTAATGAACCGGTGATGCTGTTCACAAAACCGCTGGTTCCTGAGAAACTGGCAGCTGCAGGGATCGTTCCTCCAGCACCTGATACATCCTCCGGTCACCCTCAAAGCCGGTTTCAGGGGAGGATGGGGCGTGGCGGCAGGATAATATTCGATAGATGGAATCCTTTGATGCAATCTCACATTAACTGTGGAAACTCTTTCTACATTGCACCAAATCATTGAtctaccagaaaaaaaaaaaaacattttcacaATCTTTCTTTGTAAAGAAGTGTACGCAAGAACTATCAGTTAAAAGATTTTGCAATTTGTAACTCAAGTTAGATTGTATCCCGTTAAAAAGGGAATGATTCGGTTAATCCGGTTATATCACCGGTTTAGAAATTCAATTGCAATTGTACCAGGGACgaaaatgtaataatattttatatactgggGACAAAACTGGATTTGAAGGCTTTTCATTGATTTATAACCCGGTGATGTCACCGGTTTAGTAATCCAATTGGTATTGTACCAGGGAGTAAATCGTAAAATATCTTTGTTGGTTTTAATCTGAGAAATTCGTTTCCTTCTTCTCTAAATCgaatctcatcatcatcatcatcatcaatggcTTCGATGCTGGCTCGCAGGTCACTGAATACACTCCGTACTCGCCACCTCGTATGATTCCCGTTCGCTcttgtgtttttgtttgatAATCTCCTGGAGTTTTGGGGATCTTCTCTTTGGGATTGTGTCTGAAATCGGAACTGTCTGATTCAGACcgaagctttttttttgttgctattttcttaaaattctaGATTGTAGATTGAGAACGGAATGTGATAGGGGATTGAATTTCATTGATCGATGAAGGAGAgtttatgatgatgatgatgatataatCTTTGATGATATTATTCATGCGTTTCTGCAAAGTTTTAATTTCTCTTTCATTAGCTTCCTATGGTGTGTATGGCTACCTCTCTTATTAGCTTTATCTTCATCGATTAGGTTTTGTCAGGGAAAGCTTTGCAGGGATCTCATCTCTCTGGGCTGCAGTCCCGTGCTATTTCTTACGGCTCCAAGAAAGGTATGTTCCcctgctgtttttttttctgtgggggggggggggggggggggggggggtttcaTTGTGGTTTTGACCGCTATGTGTTTGCCTCTGTAAATTGGttcagatgatgaagaagaggagcaaCTTGCCAAGGAAATCTCCAAGGACTGGAATACTGGTAAAAGCTATTACATATGATCTCAGACTCTTTCTTTTCTCATACTTTACTTTatgttttgcttcttcttttttggcaGTCTTTGAACGGAGCATAAACACACTGTTTCTCACTGAAATGGTCCGTGGTTTGTCCCTGACCCTCAAGTACTTCTTTGATCCCAAAGTTACTGTGAGTTACTTTCCCCGTCTTTCAAATCGAAAGAAACTCTGTATTGATTCTGAAGCTCCTATTTCTTGTGTGTGTATTCCAGATCAATTATCCATTTGAGAAGGGTCCACTGAGCCCTCGCTTCCGTGGTGAACATGCTCTTCGTCGTTATCCTACCGGGGAAGAACGCTGCATTGCCTGCAAACTCTGTGAAGCTGTGAGTCTTAATTTGATGTTCTTTTGTATTAATAGCTCTTGTAAGGCATCTCAAGGGGATGAGTACCTTTGCATTGATTTAACAAAGATTGTTAACTCTCTGCTTCGCAATCCCGGTTCTGCTGATATACGCCATAGCTCCAGATCACAGGCTGATGCTTATGGAAATTTATCCTGGTTATTAGGAGAACCATTTGAGTATTAGTGTAATATTTCCTGTTAAAGTCGCTAGCATTCTGATGAATTGCCTCATACTTGATGAAAATTATCTGCTCAATAGATCATATAGTATCTTACAAGGCTATGGAATAATTTCTTTCGTTGGATTGTGATATTGAGAGGGATACTTTGTGTATGTATTTCATCAGGTATGTCCAGCTCAAGCAATCACAATAGAAGCAGAGGAGCGGGAAGATGGTAGCCGTAGAACCACTAGGTCACATATCCCTTTGCTTGCAATTTACTAGCTAAATCCTTTGTTTTCAACCATTTTCATGTGTAGTAATGATCTAGAGCTCTACAGGTACGACATCGACATGACGAAATGCATTTACTGTGGTTTCTGCCAAGAAGCTTGCCCCGTTGATGCAATTGTCGAAGGACCTAACTTTGAATTCGCAACCGAGACACACGAGGTCAGGTTCATTACATGTCTAGAAAATAGTAGTTTCGTGTCACACAATATTGAACGTTTTGTATGTTTCCCCTTTTCATAGGAACTTCTCTATGACAAGGAAAagcttcttgagaatggagatcGATGGGAGACTGAGATTGCTGAGAATCTTAAATCAGAGAGTCTCTACCgttaaaaaaggaaagagatTCTACAACAGTCTTTTGCTTCAAGTTATTTCCCTGGAAAACGTTTTTTCATTGCTTCTATTAGAAATAAAAGATGAGATCTTATGCGTTTGAAAACTCCCCTCTCCTTTGTATTCCAGCTTTGTGCtgtgtataattgatatgttcTGCTTTTGAAGCGAGACAATACATACCATGTTTTCATTGATTTCTATCCATGATACCTAAATGgttaattactatttttttaaaaaatgaatttgTACGTGATTGTGCTTCTATATAAGAACAATCCATGGTTAATTACTATGTGTGCGTGATTTATATACATACGTGCATGGTTAATTGCTATGATGGTTTTTATCTATTTATCCAGAGCCGGCTCAAGTTGTGGGGCCAAGCAGGGCGACCGCCCAGTGCCATGGACAAAAGGGCccataaaagtttttttgtttttatagcGTTAAATTTTTAGGTTTCAAAGATTATCATTTAGATGTGTTCAAGTCTACACATGGCCGACTGAAAATGGGTAGCGGTTTTGAGTAAGTTTTTGTAATTCCTCAGTTTTAGGCTCTAAAGTTATGTTTCCTTGTTTTGTACACGTTCATAAgaaattaatttggttatttgttAACATGTTTTCATCAAAGATCATTGGACGTTAAGAAAGTCAGGAGGAAAACCCATTAGAGTAGGCCTTATAGAATCACAAGTGTTTGTGAATGCATTTGATAACGTGTTCTGTATTTCttaatatgtttttgtttcttagATACAATTCAACTTATATTTACCGATCTTTCTCAGCTttgcttttttcttttggaCTTTCAGATTCCTATTCCTGAGTGTTATATTTccttttattgaattttttattttatcacacAAAAGGTGCTTCAAATAGATCTGTGACAAGCTTAAGTGCTGATTAATTCGGGTCTGATCGTATGAATAACGTTTCTCAGTCAAATGATTTGTTTTGGCTATGCCATTAGTTTCTGTTGGCTTTAGAATATGAGATTAGTTATTTCAGTGAGCATAATAAGGTGTTACACATTTGTTTTGCTTGTTTTGATAAACATCATTGCCTTAGTTTCTTGCAATAAACCATATTTTTTTGCTTTACGggacaaaattttatttttgcctCAGGGCCTACGAAGAGTTTAAGCCGGCCCtgtatttatctatatatatataagtcccCGAGATTATTACAATCATCGAATCTTATTACCACGGTATAAAGATTCTGACACTCGTGGAGTTTAGGCAGTATCTGAATTCCAAGCCACCAGATGTTGACACGTGTATAAACAAGATAGAGTCTTCAACGAGAACCACTAGCTTTAATCTTTCTGGAGAAAACAAGACAAAGAGATTCtgatgagaaagagagaaaaattttacaaaacaaaaggaCCAAACACACTAGTTAAGTAATGATAATACACTCTCCATCTCCTATCCATCGCACGAGTTTCTCGAACAGTCGAAGTAGATCTCAGTGTCAGAGCCGCTTGGTGACTAGATCGGCGGCGGTTCGTATATCCACGGGGGCTATTGGGGTCGTAGCAGCGGCGGTGGTTATGATGACTTCTGTGTCTACAGCTTACGCAGAGCTTCCTCCTCCGCCGCAAGACGGTGAAACGCTATCAAACGTACCGCAGACGCTATCAGGTGAAGACTGCAAGAAACAGAGGATACAACGACCCAAATCCAAGAACGCAGAGAAATGCACTGTTAAATGCGTCAACACTTGCATTCGCGGTGGAGACGGAGAAGGACCGCTCAATATCAGAAGgttcccctctctctctttcttttcattCACTTTTGGTTACTAATCTTTTCTCTCTTATGACTGTTTCTGATGGAAAAGGCCATTAGTGGTGTTCAAACAAGGGTTTCGTAGCCGTAATTACTGGTAAATTACATTCCTAACGTTGTTGTTCAGCATGAATCTTTAACCTATAGGAGCTGATGattcttgtgtgtgtgtgtgtagcTTAGTGGAATGTTCGGATATATGCAACTTGATCGGAGATGGTGACTATGGACCTTGAAACGTTATCAAAAAGAAGAAACTATGGATAAAGGACCTCATGTAccttcatattatttttttgtagagTGTTGTTAAGTATAATATTAATTGATGTTAAACgcgatttaaaatgatataaatgtCTATAACAAAATTTGAGAGTGTCTtaagcaaaataaaatttgagagTGTCTTGTTTCTTCATGACGTGGTAGCTAACACACGTTGGCTAATCAAATCCTTTTCCTCGTTGATATTATGATATATTAGGTAGTAAAATGGCTGAACAGAATTAATGGGTATACTTTTCGTTACTAATCGGTAGGGATGTTAATAATGggtaaaaaaaaaccataagccctattaaaatttaaaacccaaaacccgtATGTTCAGTTTCCAAATTTCGCGGGTTTATTTTAGAAGGATCTTGGTTTATAAATTACCCGATCTGGTTTTACTCTATTGGGTTTCGGATACCCTGTGGgctttttttaaaacatgtatTGTTAATTTAAACGATGACGTTTCACTTACTGTCTTATCTTTTGTTCGGAGAAGTGGATTCACCAAGAATCTTGGATTGGATGTTCTGTCGTTACTGTTTCCACGTTTCTTGGAATTGAACCATATCTTTTcgctctatttttatttttcttaatttttgtttgatttttttttttgattaatcttAGGAAGTGCGTGGATGTTTGTTTTCCTCTTTAACTGTTGTCAATTGAAATGGGGTTTTAGTTTATGTTGTGATGATTCAGCTTTCATCTCTCACTGGAAACACGTGTTAAACAAACTTGgggttacttttttttttttgaaacacttggGGTTACTTTAATTTGGTTTCTTTAAGGTTCAGGAAAatatctgatcatatgatgaTCCTTTTCGCAGCTTCTAATGCAGAGTACggcatattaagaaaaaaagatttacaTGGTTTAGTTCAAATAACCCatattaacaaacaaaaagattgttaacaaacccaaaatttttttatataaagctAACAGGTTAAGTTTAAttaataagcaaaaaaaaaaaaaacctaagatTATTGACAAAAAAGATTCGGGTACCCGCGAGTAACCCTAAAATTCTAAAAGTTTTAGTTTAGGATATTTTTTGGGCGGGTTTAACTCGGGTTCGGGCCGGGTTGGCTTATTTTACCCATGACAATGCACATCCCTACTAATCGGTTTACAGTGTcgatgataatttttttttttttttttttttttgcaattaaaagtctttttttttatactgaAACATGGACATTTTCTCAAAATAATAGTTTTCATACTGCATCGAGTCCCCGAAAGGTCTCTCATATTAACTATCATGAGTTTCGAAATATTTTTCGACTAATATTTGGATCGTCTGTTACCAAactatcatattaattaattggattaaatttcaaaatcataTTTCCCATATAGCTGTAATTGTAATTTTGTTTCAAATGAGATTCAATCCTAAAAAAATGGTATAGTACATTTTTAGGTCTTGTCTAACATGCTTATACGGGATTAAATATGTTATCTTATAAATATCGATTTAATAAGAGGATTTTAACAAAAACTAATtcttgaaatatataaaaattgtatcAACAGCACTTCTAAcgtttagttaaaaattaaattattctaGACTTCTAGTTGTATaagacaatttttttaaaatcagtAGAAAAGATATCGTAAACGGAATCGAGAAGTCATATATaatagagaaaaataataatacatagtCCATTTTTTGGGGTCTTAAAGAGACGTGGAAACTCATAAGAATTCTCGAATGGAAATAGAAAAGATATGTAACTCCAATTCttttggaaataaaaaaaatgtgctTACCTTAATGAGAGCTAACATTACTTCttttaatatcattttaattttagatttgcAAGACAATATATACTTAGTCTACGATcttataataataacaaaaattatatatgataatcttatcttatcttatcttttatttatttcttttttacaaaatttaagaatatataaatttatacatGATATTATCTTTCCACTTGTATACATATGTAATTCTCGAATATTACACTAGTGTATCATGAACATATGAAATACTAGGATCGGCCCGTCCTACGGGCGGGaagttattataaaaattattttacatgaGTTTATATTAACTTATGAAACATTTAAAAGTATTAtgtattgaaaataatattataaaaaaataataatggaaATAATTCTGAGATCGTATTGTTattgttaataaatatttttgatttgaattaaAATCACAACAACTTTCACTATTCTCTATCgttaaataatacaatattaacaaaaataattaagaaaatgtaataatagaaatattcttattatttctatttcaatttgacatagtaaaaatataaagtttatacaaataatactatatttattttaagaagcttcaaatttttaaaaccattaacataaattttttttttctaaagaaccTACAGTCCAGTAAGTAAAGAGCATTTGTATTGTTGTCAGTTTGTCACCATATAAATCCGGCTAATCTgtaataaaacacacaaatcatTATACAAAAAGATAATGAAAATCAAATTCACGCTCCCTAGAAGTTAACTGAGTGTACTTGCCAACCAGCTTCTATGCTGTTAAAATACTTTCTAAATAAGTCAGTGAGAAGTCATATCTGCAAGAAGGTGAACTCGTACTGCTGCTGTATCTTTGGCTCCCACACATTTATAGTTACTTTAGTTCCATAGTATTTATTTTCCCCCTTCCACATAAAATATAGCATTCTACAGttccaaaaactaaaacaaatagaTCTCAGATTAAGAAACCAGAAAAAAACTTTTAACTCCTCTGATGACCATTTTGGTTCATGAGGACATGTTCCTCAAATTTAGGAAACGGGAaacttttttactttttcatgccatattttttgtttgaactttCTCTCAAGACAACATCTTCCTCTGTCATGGTTCCTTCAGCACATTTACCATATCGATGACATAACTGAGGGATATGTATGTCCTTCTATTTTTGACTTTGTAAATACACTTTGTTGTTATCAAAGAGTCCCTCATTAGGatacaatttttcaatttttttttgagattataCAACCTTCTTCGTAAAGACAAATTATTTCAATACTaagatatgttttaaaaacaaaatatcttagaATCAATAGAAAGCATGTCAATTTCCCAGAAACTGAGCATCCTCACCTCTAAGGTGGAAGAACAACCCATAATTCAGATCAGCAAGTCGAACAGAGGAGTTAACTATTATAATGAGAAAATATCGAATGCTATTGGATTTGTGAGGATAATTTTCAAGAGATGAAGCTTTACCTTTTTATAGGTGGAGATTCATTGCTAGAAAAAAGGGATAAAGCGAGATAGAATGAATGAGAAATCATGGAAGCATTTATGAAGGTTGTTACGTAACGCTTCGGAAGATTACAACAGAAGACGAAAAGACACAATTAAAGCTTGGCACAGAGGTTTTTCACGTTGATTTGATTCACTCAATTCATCATATCTCCTCCATAGCTGGTGTAGATCGAAGAGGACACGAGCCTTAATTTTTGGTCACACCATCGGGGAAGACAACCTCTCTCCGTTGGACCAATTAAATGTTTAGAAGCCCATTAACATGTGAACAAACGAAACATAACTCGATTAAATGAAACGCAAAGTTTTACTTATTTGAACACGTGTCAGTTCCAGAAAGCATGACTTTCTGACGTGGCATCCTAGGTGGCAGCATAGGAGAGAagcaaacatatttatatatatatatagatattcaCCATATAGATATTCACCAGTAAATGCACATTTGACTTATTTTTGAAGCAGGTGAAGaataagctttttttttaacgctgatttattatgatattacaattatgagaaagattagatagaagattcgacaaccgacaatactacctgcgttatgaggatctacgcctaactgcatcacctgagccgtcctacGAAGACCTACGCCTGGCCGGattttacttgcaccatgttgaagatcccttgtaagTCTTTCTTCcatagtctgcataattgtttaataaatcgcttTCTCCGGGAATTGAAACATGAACCTCCTATAATAGGCAATCTAcaagaaattgcatagtcttAGATTTGAACCCCAGACCTAGATGTAGAAACCTTTAAACTTTAACCACTAGGCCACAGTGCTTCCACAGAGATTAAGCTTT
This Brassica napus cultivar Da-Ae chromosome C6, Da-Ae, whole genome shotgun sequence DNA region includes the following protein-coding sequences:
- the LOC106402489 gene encoding NADH dehydrogenase [ubiquinone] iron-sulfur protein 8-A, mitochondrial-like codes for the protein MASMLARRSLNTLRTRHLVLSGKALQGSHLSGLQSRAISYGSKKDDEEEEQLAKEISKDWNTVFERSINTLFLTEMVRGLSLTLKYFFDPKVTINYPFEKGPLSPRFRGEHALRRYPTGEERCIACKLCEAVCPAQAITIEAEEREDGSRRTTRYDIDMTKCIYCGFCQEACPVDAIVEGPNFEFATETHEELLYDKEKLLENGDRWETEIAENLKSESLYR
- the LOC106379324 gene encoding uncharacterized protein LOC106379324, which translates into the protein MIIHSPSPIHRTSFSNSRSRSQCQSRLVTRSAAVRISTGAIGVVAAAVVMMTSVSTAYAELPPPPQDGETLSNVPQTLSGEDCKKQRIQRPKSKNAEKCTVKCVNTCIRGGDGEGPLNIRRPLVVFKQGFRSRNYCLVECSDICNLIGDGDYGP